Proteins co-encoded in one Nematostella vectensis chromosome 15, jaNemVect1.1, whole genome shotgun sequence genomic window:
- the LOC116619984 gene encoding zinc finger protein 37 isoform X2, whose amino-acid sequence MDPNITIKTEPVEVLFCYMTATGEHEGPHMPDCPLYEHSTEGESDTKLNEEYKKDDLPSSNDLPVSNATVKVSETKQKASIDERNKEDSIANTLVEDHFAKSLKTSDALKSIKGLRPTRKTTDQGTIDSIEEHFKKSLMMLNDKVENNSVKRLRNKVMKCASQAHIKHRHNFKCHICQSIFFTRSDDLLEHVRAYHPNSVSLAVLYTKPESSTEWGGEALDHLNSPQCLDSVDSDKSNILMKDENAESPKKSALNGSFSEYHSDVHAARRTKELRRLESEIKVFPESSTESSTLGSGCASGTSDLENGLMCHICNTSFTTNVASLEHAIASHPKPYKCKDCGRCFRLLGHLYSHLQTHSKRKGREVKAFEYEINTKAPSKRVRVHQLPGIKLDKSEYRKAKREVAEKRHLTKQAKVEKEEDTIEMDGIHTTQGLEGEYETEKEAKSSATFLRNRKLREDTSCPFNENGISQSNGNEKEKGNRKSLLDYRDEDQKSIGEDRVNYHNDDESTFINSREVKLEKGKNQAWEDLRSVNAHTFDVKLFKEADESYPLSEKPLNAPERVPVKEEKRDNSLITEITEEQSADFPGAMIHPNTNVLPLASDDSRAHTGKNRTYPSKPCKCKECGRSFRYRGHLSSHQRIHSGEKPYECDICGRRFRQSGTLLRHKKIHLMECPSVMSSPNKEFGELEQRSESAPQDNPEKARKGKRRYADSKGKVKANFGEMGDGYSDGEGVDNKHGDIESDTGSSDSGSSSEVGTIIVQENGRCVVQMVSDLKKKPRNYEITHKTKKVFLGKEEFKIRNSTQEHNGVGMWNMERSSVLFEDVEGEQSTNEEEIMPEALNDTKRPERYDFIKKPFKCVDCGACFRFKSHLESHAMRHSGEKPFKCAHCERLFRQASTLVRHVRTHTRLRPCSCTNPSSNMKFVNHVHEGEKPFQCHYCMETFHLTNDLVQHVRVHFGKSPGKP is encoded by the exons ATGGATCCCAATATTACCATAAAGACCGAGCCTGTTGAAGTTTTATTCTGCTACATGACAGCAACAGGGGAACATGAGGGACCACATATGCCAGACTGTCCACTTTAT GAACATTCTACAGAGGGTGAAAGTGATACGAAACTTAATGAGGAATACAAGAAAGATGACCTGCCAAGTAGTAATGATTTACCAGTGTCCAACGCAACTGTAAAGGTTTCGGAAACAAAGCAGAAGGCTAGTATTGACGAGAGAAATAAGGAAGACAGTATTGCGAACACTCTCGTGGAAGACCACTTCGCTAAATCACTCAAAACTAGTGATGCGTTGAAGTCAATCAAAGGGTTGCGTCCCACACGGAAGACAACAGACCAGGGAACTATAGACTCTATCGAGGAGCACTTTAAGAAGTCTCTAATGATGCTGAATGATAA GGTGGAAAATAACTCTGTGAAGCGATTAAGGAACAAAGTAATGAAATGTGCATCGCAGGCACATATAAAGCAcagacacaattttaaatGCCACATTTGCCAGTCAATATTCTTTACAAGGAGTGATGATTTGCTTGAGCACGTGCGCGCTTACCACCCGAACAGTGTAAGTCTGGCAGTACTTTATACGAAGCCCGAATCAAGTACCGAGTGGGGAGGCGAAGCTTTGGATCATTTAAATAGTCCTCAATGTCTAGATAGCGTTGATAGTGATAAATCAAATATTTTGATGAAAGATGAAAATGCAGAATCACCAAAAAAATCTGCATTAAACGGATCGTTTTCTGAATATCATTCTGATGTGCACGCAGCGAGGCGTACAAAAGAACTGAGAAGACTCGAGTCTGAAATAAAGGTTTTCCCAGAGTCATCAACCGAATCGTCAACTCTTGGAAGCGGTTGCGCTAGTGGTACCTCTGATTTGGAAAACGGTTTAATGTGTCATATTTGCAATACTTCGTTCACAACAAATGTAGCATCACTGGAGCATGCTATTGCCAGCCATCCCAAGCCATACAAATGCAAAGATTGTGGACGGTGCTTCCGACTTCTTGGACATCTGTACAGTCATCTACAGACTCATTCCAAGAGAAAGGGCCGCGAAGTCAAGGCTTTTGAGTACGAAATAAATACTAAGGCGCCATCAAAGAGGGTCAGGGTGCATCAGTTACCTGGAATAAAGCTGGATAAAAGTGAATATCGAAAGGCTAAGAGGGAAGTTGCAGAAAAACGTCATCTGACTAAGCAAGCAAAGGTAGAGAAGGAAGAGGACACTATTGAAATGGATGGCATCCACACAACGCAGGGATTGGAAGGTGAATATGAGACAGAGAAAGAAGCTAAGAGTTCCGCTACATTTCTCAGGAATCGTAAACTACGCGAGGATACTAGTTGCCCATTTAATGAAAACGGTATATCCCAGTCAAATGGAAATGAAAAAGAGAAGGGCAACAGGAAAAGCTTGTTGGATTACAGAGACGAAGATCAGAAGAGTATTGGGGAAGATCGCGTGAATTACCATAATGATGACGAGTCTACCTTCATAAATAGCCGTGAAGTGAAGTTGGAAAAAGGGAAAAATCAAGCGTGGGAGGACCTACGGTCCGTTAATGCACATACTTTCGATGTAAAGCTATTCAAGGAAGCAGACGAAAGTTATCCACTAAGTGAAAAACCGTTAAATGCACCTGAAAGAGTTCCcgtgaaagaagaaaaacgaGATAATAGTTTGATAACGGAAATCACTGAGGAACAAAGTGCCGACTTTCCTGGCGCCATGATTCATCCAAACACGAACGTTCTACCTTTAGCTAGCGATGATAGCCGTGCTCATACAGGAAAGAATCGGACATACCCGAGCAAGCCATGCAAGTGCAAGGAATGCGGGAGAAGTTTTCGTTACCGTGGTCACTTATCGAGCCACCAGCGCATCCATTCCGGCGAGAAACCCTACGAGTGTGATATATGCGGAAGGAGGTTTCGTCAATCCGGGACATTGTTACGTCACAAGAAGATCCATTTAATGGAATGTCCAAGTGTAATGTCATCTCCAAATAAGGAGTTTGGAGAACTGGAACAGAGAAGTGAAAGTGCTCCTCAAGATAATCCAGAAAAGGCACGTAAAGGGAAGAGAAGATACGCAGACTCAAAGGGCAAAGTCAAGGCAAACTTTGGAGAAATGGGTGACGGTTATAGTGATGGGGAGGGCGTGGATAATAAACACGGAGACATAGAGAGCGATACTGGCTCAAGCGACAGTGGTTCCTCATCTGAGGTGGGAACCATCATTGTTCAAGAGAATGGACGATGCGTGGTTCAAATGGTCTCAGATTTGAAAAAGAAGCCAAGGAATTATGAAATTACGCATAAAACTAAAAAGGTTTTCTTAGGTAAAGAGGAATTCAAAATTAGAAATTCCACACAAGAGCATAATGGAGTAGGAATGTGGAATATGGAACGCTCAAGTGTGCTGTTCGAAGATGTCGAAGGAGAACAAAGTACAAACGAGGAAGAGATAATGCCTGAAGCATTGAACGACACCAAACGTCCAGAAAGGTATGATTTTATAAAGAAACCATTCAAGTGCGTTGATTGCGGAGCATGTTTCCGGTTCAAAAGTCATTTGGAAAGTCACGCAATGCGACATTCTGGTGAGAAGCCCTTTAAGTGCGCGCACTGCGAGAGGCTCTTCCGTCAGGCCAGTACCCTGGTGAGACATGTGCGCACGCACACGAGACTTAGACCTTGCTCCTGTACGAACCCTTCCTCGAACATGAAATTTGTCAATCATGTTCACGAGGGCGAGAAGCCATTTCAGTGCCATTACTGCATGGAAACATTCCACTTGACCAATGACCTCGTGCAACATGTCAGAGTGCATTTTGGGAAATCCCCTGGAAAGCCGTAA
- the LOC116619984 gene encoding zinc finger protein 37 isoform X1, with product MDPNITIKTEPVEVLFCYMTATGEHEGPHMPDCPLYEHSTEGESDTKLNEEYKKDDLPSSNDLPVSNATVKVSETKQKASIDERNKEDSIANTLVEDHFAKSLKTSDALKSIKGLRPTRKTTDQGTIDSIEEHFKKSLMMLNDKIIADKVGGESLVENNSVKRLRNKVMKCASQAHIKHRHNFKCHICQSIFFTRSDDLLEHVRAYHPNSVSLAVLYTKPESSTEWGGEALDHLNSPQCLDSVDSDKSNILMKDENAESPKKSALNGSFSEYHSDVHAARRTKELRRLESEIKVFPESSTESSTLGSGCASGTSDLENGLMCHICNTSFTTNVASLEHAIASHPKPYKCKDCGRCFRLLGHLYSHLQTHSKRKGREVKAFEYEINTKAPSKRVRVHQLPGIKLDKSEYRKAKREVAEKRHLTKQAKVEKEEDTIEMDGIHTTQGLEGEYETEKEAKSSATFLRNRKLREDTSCPFNENGISQSNGNEKEKGNRKSLLDYRDEDQKSIGEDRVNYHNDDESTFINSREVKLEKGKNQAWEDLRSVNAHTFDVKLFKEADESYPLSEKPLNAPERVPVKEEKRDNSLITEITEEQSADFPGAMIHPNTNVLPLASDDSRAHTGKNRTYPSKPCKCKECGRSFRYRGHLSSHQRIHSGEKPYECDICGRRFRQSGTLLRHKKIHLMECPSVMSSPNKEFGELEQRSESAPQDNPEKARKGKRRYADSKGKVKANFGEMGDGYSDGEGVDNKHGDIESDTGSSDSGSSSEVGTIIVQENGRCVVQMVSDLKKKPRNYEITHKTKKVFLGKEEFKIRNSTQEHNGVGMWNMERSSVLFEDVEGEQSTNEEEIMPEALNDTKRPERYDFIKKPFKCVDCGACFRFKSHLESHAMRHSGEKPFKCAHCERLFRQASTLVRHVRTHTRLRPCSCTNPSSNMKFVNHVHEGEKPFQCHYCMETFHLTNDLVQHVRVHFGKSPGKP from the exons ATGGATCCCAATATTACCATAAAGACCGAGCCTGTTGAAGTTTTATTCTGCTACATGACAGCAACAGGGGAACATGAGGGACCACATATGCCAGACTGTCCACTTTAT GAACATTCTACAGAGGGTGAAAGTGATACGAAACTTAATGAGGAATACAAGAAAGATGACCTGCCAAGTAGTAATGATTTACCAGTGTCCAACGCAACTGTAAAGGTTTCGGAAACAAAGCAGAAGGCTAGTATTGACGAGAGAAATAAGGAAGACAGTATTGCGAACACTCTCGTGGAAGACCACTTCGCTAAATCACTCAAAACTAGTGATGCGTTGAAGTCAATCAAAGGGTTGCGTCCCACACGGAAGACAACAGACCAGGGAACTATAGACTCTATCGAGGAGCACTTTAAGAAGTCTCTAATGATGCTGAATGATAAGATAATAGCGGATAAGGTCGGCGGAGAGTCCCTGGTGGAAAATAACTCTGTGAAGCGATTAAGGAACAAAGTAATGAAATGTGCATCGCAGGCACATATAAAGCAcagacacaattttaaatGCCACATTTGCCAGTCAATATTCTTTACAAGGAGTGATGATTTGCTTGAGCACGTGCGCGCTTACCACCCGAACAGTGTAAGTCTGGCAGTACTTTATACGAAGCCCGAATCAAGTACCGAGTGGGGAGGCGAAGCTTTGGATCATTTAAATAGTCCTCAATGTCTAGATAGCGTTGATAGTGATAAATCAAATATTTTGATGAAAGATGAAAATGCAGAATCACCAAAAAAATCTGCATTAAACGGATCGTTTTCTGAATATCATTCTGATGTGCACGCAGCGAGGCGTACAAAAGAACTGAGAAGACTCGAGTCTGAAATAAAGGTTTTCCCAGAGTCATCAACCGAATCGTCAACTCTTGGAAGCGGTTGCGCTAGTGGTACCTCTGATTTGGAAAACGGTTTAATGTGTCATATTTGCAATACTTCGTTCACAACAAATGTAGCATCACTGGAGCATGCTATTGCCAGCCATCCCAAGCCATACAAATGCAAAGATTGTGGACGGTGCTTCCGACTTCTTGGACATCTGTACAGTCATCTACAGACTCATTCCAAGAGAAAGGGCCGCGAAGTCAAGGCTTTTGAGTACGAAATAAATACTAAGGCGCCATCAAAGAGGGTCAGGGTGCATCAGTTACCTGGAATAAAGCTGGATAAAAGTGAATATCGAAAGGCTAAGAGGGAAGTTGCAGAAAAACGTCATCTGACTAAGCAAGCAAAGGTAGAGAAGGAAGAGGACACTATTGAAATGGATGGCATCCACACAACGCAGGGATTGGAAGGTGAATATGAGACAGAGAAAGAAGCTAAGAGTTCCGCTACATTTCTCAGGAATCGTAAACTACGCGAGGATACTAGTTGCCCATTTAATGAAAACGGTATATCCCAGTCAAATGGAAATGAAAAAGAGAAGGGCAACAGGAAAAGCTTGTTGGATTACAGAGACGAAGATCAGAAGAGTATTGGGGAAGATCGCGTGAATTACCATAATGATGACGAGTCTACCTTCATAAATAGCCGTGAAGTGAAGTTGGAAAAAGGGAAAAATCAAGCGTGGGAGGACCTACGGTCCGTTAATGCACATACTTTCGATGTAAAGCTATTCAAGGAAGCAGACGAAAGTTATCCACTAAGTGAAAAACCGTTAAATGCACCTGAAAGAGTTCCcgtgaaagaagaaaaacgaGATAATAGTTTGATAACGGAAATCACTGAGGAACAAAGTGCCGACTTTCCTGGCGCCATGATTCATCCAAACACGAACGTTCTACCTTTAGCTAGCGATGATAGCCGTGCTCATACAGGAAAGAATCGGACATACCCGAGCAAGCCATGCAAGTGCAAGGAATGCGGGAGAAGTTTTCGTTACCGTGGTCACTTATCGAGCCACCAGCGCATCCATTCCGGCGAGAAACCCTACGAGTGTGATATATGCGGAAGGAGGTTTCGTCAATCCGGGACATTGTTACGTCACAAGAAGATCCATTTAATGGAATGTCCAAGTGTAATGTCATCTCCAAATAAGGAGTTTGGAGAACTGGAACAGAGAAGTGAAAGTGCTCCTCAAGATAATCCAGAAAAGGCACGTAAAGGGAAGAGAAGATACGCAGACTCAAAGGGCAAAGTCAAGGCAAACTTTGGAGAAATGGGTGACGGTTATAGTGATGGGGAGGGCGTGGATAATAAACACGGAGACATAGAGAGCGATACTGGCTCAAGCGACAGTGGTTCCTCATCTGAGGTGGGAACCATCATTGTTCAAGAGAATGGACGATGCGTGGTTCAAATGGTCTCAGATTTGAAAAAGAAGCCAAGGAATTATGAAATTACGCATAAAACTAAAAAGGTTTTCTTAGGTAAAGAGGAATTCAAAATTAGAAATTCCACACAAGAGCATAATGGAGTAGGAATGTGGAATATGGAACGCTCAAGTGTGCTGTTCGAAGATGTCGAAGGAGAACAAAGTACAAACGAGGAAGAGATAATGCCTGAAGCATTGAACGACACCAAACGTCCAGAAAGGTATGATTTTATAAAGAAACCATTCAAGTGCGTTGATTGCGGAGCATGTTTCCGGTTCAAAAGTCATTTGGAAAGTCACGCAATGCGACATTCTGGTGAGAAGCCCTTTAAGTGCGCGCACTGCGAGAGGCTCTTCCGTCAGGCCAGTACCCTGGTGAGACATGTGCGCACGCACACGAGACTTAGACCTTGCTCCTGTACGAACCCTTCCTCGAACATGAAATTTGTCAATCATGTTCACGAGGGCGAGAAGCCATTTCAGTGCCATTACTGCATGGAAACATTCCACTTGACCAATGACCTCGTGCAACATGTCAGAGTGCATTTTGGGAAATCCCCTGGAAAGCCGTAA
- the LOC116619984 gene encoding zinc finger protein 420 isoform X3: MSYCPLYEHSTEGESDTKLNEEYKKDDLPSSNDLPVSNATVKVSETKQKASIDERNKEDSIANTLVEDHFAKSLKTSDALKSIKGLRPTRKTTDQGTIDSIEEHFKKSLMMLNDKIIADKVGGESLVENNSVKRLRNKVMKCASQAHIKHRHNFKCHICQSIFFTRSDDLLEHVRAYHPNSVSLAVLYTKPESSTEWGGEALDHLNSPQCLDSVDSDKSNILMKDENAESPKKSALNGSFSEYHSDVHAARRTKELRRLESEIKVFPESSTESSTLGSGCASGTSDLENGLMCHICNTSFTTNVASLEHAIASHPKPYKCKDCGRCFRLLGHLYSHLQTHSKRKGREVKAFEYEINTKAPSKRVRVHQLPGIKLDKSEYRKAKREVAEKRHLTKQAKVEKEEDTIEMDGIHTTQGLEGEYETEKEAKSSATFLRNRKLREDTSCPFNENGISQSNGNEKEKGNRKSLLDYRDEDQKSIGEDRVNYHNDDESTFINSREVKLEKGKNQAWEDLRSVNAHTFDVKLFKEADESYPLSEKPLNAPERVPVKEEKRDNSLITEITEEQSADFPGAMIHPNTNVLPLASDDSRAHTGKNRTYPSKPCKCKECGRSFRYRGHLSSHQRIHSGEKPYECDICGRRFRQSGTLLRHKKIHLMECPSVMSSPNKEFGELEQRSESAPQDNPEKARKGKRRYADSKGKVKANFGEMGDGYSDGEGVDNKHGDIESDTGSSDSGSSSEVGTIIVQENGRCVVQMVSDLKKKPRNYEITHKTKKVFLGKEEFKIRNSTQEHNGVGMWNMERSSVLFEDVEGEQSTNEEEIMPEALNDTKRPERYDFIKKPFKCVDCGACFRFKSHLESHAMRHSGEKPFKCAHCERLFRQASTLVRHVRTHTRLRPCSCTNPSSNMKFVNHVHEGEKPFQCHYCMETFHLTNDLVQHVRVHFGKSPGKP, encoded by the exons ATGTCATACTGTCCACTTTAT GAACATTCTACAGAGGGTGAAAGTGATACGAAACTTAATGAGGAATACAAGAAAGATGACCTGCCAAGTAGTAATGATTTACCAGTGTCCAACGCAACTGTAAAGGTTTCGGAAACAAAGCAGAAGGCTAGTATTGACGAGAGAAATAAGGAAGACAGTATTGCGAACACTCTCGTGGAAGACCACTTCGCTAAATCACTCAAAACTAGTGATGCGTTGAAGTCAATCAAAGGGTTGCGTCCCACACGGAAGACAACAGACCAGGGAACTATAGACTCTATCGAGGAGCACTTTAAGAAGTCTCTAATGATGCTGAATGATAAGATAATAGCGGATAAGGTCGGCGGAGAGTCCCTGGTGGAAAATAACTCTGTGAAGCGATTAAGGAACAAAGTAATGAAATGTGCATCGCAGGCACATATAAAGCAcagacacaattttaaatGCCACATTTGCCAGTCAATATTCTTTACAAGGAGTGATGATTTGCTTGAGCACGTGCGCGCTTACCACCCGAACAGTGTAAGTCTGGCAGTACTTTATACGAAGCCCGAATCAAGTACCGAGTGGGGAGGCGAAGCTTTGGATCATTTAAATAGTCCTCAATGTCTAGATAGCGTTGATAGTGATAAATCAAATATTTTGATGAAAGATGAAAATGCAGAATCACCAAAAAAATCTGCATTAAACGGATCGTTTTCTGAATATCATTCTGATGTGCACGCAGCGAGGCGTACAAAAGAACTGAGAAGACTCGAGTCTGAAATAAAGGTTTTCCCAGAGTCATCAACCGAATCGTCAACTCTTGGAAGCGGTTGCGCTAGTGGTACCTCTGATTTGGAAAACGGTTTAATGTGTCATATTTGCAATACTTCGTTCACAACAAATGTAGCATCACTGGAGCATGCTATTGCCAGCCATCCCAAGCCATACAAATGCAAAGATTGTGGACGGTGCTTCCGACTTCTTGGACATCTGTACAGTCATCTACAGACTCATTCCAAGAGAAAGGGCCGCGAAGTCAAGGCTTTTGAGTACGAAATAAATACTAAGGCGCCATCAAAGAGGGTCAGGGTGCATCAGTTACCTGGAATAAAGCTGGATAAAAGTGAATATCGAAAGGCTAAGAGGGAAGTTGCAGAAAAACGTCATCTGACTAAGCAAGCAAAGGTAGAGAAGGAAGAGGACACTATTGAAATGGATGGCATCCACACAACGCAGGGATTGGAAGGTGAATATGAGACAGAGAAAGAAGCTAAGAGTTCCGCTACATTTCTCAGGAATCGTAAACTACGCGAGGATACTAGTTGCCCATTTAATGAAAACGGTATATCCCAGTCAAATGGAAATGAAAAAGAGAAGGGCAACAGGAAAAGCTTGTTGGATTACAGAGACGAAGATCAGAAGAGTATTGGGGAAGATCGCGTGAATTACCATAATGATGACGAGTCTACCTTCATAAATAGCCGTGAAGTGAAGTTGGAAAAAGGGAAAAATCAAGCGTGGGAGGACCTACGGTCCGTTAATGCACATACTTTCGATGTAAAGCTATTCAAGGAAGCAGACGAAAGTTATCCACTAAGTGAAAAACCGTTAAATGCACCTGAAAGAGTTCCcgtgaaagaagaaaaacgaGATAATAGTTTGATAACGGAAATCACTGAGGAACAAAGTGCCGACTTTCCTGGCGCCATGATTCATCCAAACACGAACGTTCTACCTTTAGCTAGCGATGATAGCCGTGCTCATACAGGAAAGAATCGGACATACCCGAGCAAGCCATGCAAGTGCAAGGAATGCGGGAGAAGTTTTCGTTACCGTGGTCACTTATCGAGCCACCAGCGCATCCATTCCGGCGAGAAACCCTACGAGTGTGATATATGCGGAAGGAGGTTTCGTCAATCCGGGACATTGTTACGTCACAAGAAGATCCATTTAATGGAATGTCCAAGTGTAATGTCATCTCCAAATAAGGAGTTTGGAGAACTGGAACAGAGAAGTGAAAGTGCTCCTCAAGATAATCCAGAAAAGGCACGTAAAGGGAAGAGAAGATACGCAGACTCAAAGGGCAAAGTCAAGGCAAACTTTGGAGAAATGGGTGACGGTTATAGTGATGGGGAGGGCGTGGATAATAAACACGGAGACATAGAGAGCGATACTGGCTCAAGCGACAGTGGTTCCTCATCTGAGGTGGGAACCATCATTGTTCAAGAGAATGGACGATGCGTGGTTCAAATGGTCTCAGATTTGAAAAAGAAGCCAAGGAATTATGAAATTACGCATAAAACTAAAAAGGTTTTCTTAGGTAAAGAGGAATTCAAAATTAGAAATTCCACACAAGAGCATAATGGAGTAGGAATGTGGAATATGGAACGCTCAAGTGTGCTGTTCGAAGATGTCGAAGGAGAACAAAGTACAAACGAGGAAGAGATAATGCCTGAAGCATTGAACGACACCAAACGTCCAGAAAGGTATGATTTTATAAAGAAACCATTCAAGTGCGTTGATTGCGGAGCATGTTTCCGGTTCAAAAGTCATTTGGAAAGTCACGCAATGCGACATTCTGGTGAGAAGCCCTTTAAGTGCGCGCACTGCGAGAGGCTCTTCCGTCAGGCCAGTACCCTGGTGAGACATGTGCGCACGCACACGAGACTTAGACCTTGCTCCTGTACGAACCCTTCCTCGAACATGAAATTTGTCAATCATGTTCACGAGGGCGAGAAGCCATTTCAGTGCCATTACTGCATGGAAACATTCCACTTGACCAATGACCTCGTGCAACATGTCAGAGTGCATTTTGGGAAATCCCCTGGAAAGCCGTAA